One Bacteroidales bacterium genomic window carries:
- a CDS encoding SDR family oxidoreductase, translated as MINLKGKNALITGSSRGIGQQIALGLAQHGCNIIVHGRKEENTKKTLELLKGFPVKTYSVFGDLSDEKQVSNLIGQVSALNVSVDILYNNAAIMRDYRGDIWAHTSEDWLETYKVNVVAMYKLCGAFIPSMIKNKFGRVVNTTSRIMNQPQLAPYGASKWAVDKLSHDIASALKDTPVRINYIDPGWIKTDMGGVNAENPVEAVLPGVLAPVLVDDDGPNGQFFSAIDSKI; from the coding sequence ATGATAAATCTAAAAGGGAAAAATGCTCTGATAACAGGTTCTAGCCGTGGTATCGGACAACAAATAGCACTGGGCCTTGCCCAACACGGATGCAATATTATTGTGCACGGCAGAAAGGAAGAAAATACTAAAAAAACGCTGGAGCTGCTGAAAGGCTTTCCCGTGAAAACATATAGTGTTTTTGGCGACTTGTCTGATGAAAAACAGGTGAGCAATCTCATAGGTCAGGTGAGCGCTTTAAATGTGTCAGTTGATATATTATACAATAATGCGGCTATAATGAGGGATTATCGGGGAGACATATGGGCACACACATCAGAGGACTGGTTGGAAACGTACAAAGTCAACGTAGTTGCCATGTATAAACTTTGCGGTGCATTTATTCCTTCAATGATTAAAAATAAATTTGGGAGGGTTGTTAATACTACTTCACGAATAATGAACCAACCGCAGTTAGCTCCTTATGGTGCATCAAAATGGGCAGTGGATAAGTTATCCCACGATATAGCTTCTGCACTAAAGGATACACCAGTTCGAATCAATTATATAGATCCGGGCTGGATAAAGACGGATATGGGTGGTGTAAATGCCGAAAACCCTGTTGAAGCCGTGCTACCAGGAGTACTGGCGCCTGTTTTAGTTGACGATGATGGGCCAAATGGTCAATTTTTCTCTGCAATTGATTCTAAAATCTAA
- a CDS encoding GIY-YIG nuclease family protein yields MTDKQDISAEITIDNDHCYVYLMIDLTNNYHKIGISNKPGYREKTLQSEKPTIEMLCYKRFPNRKIATSFELALHQSYADKRVRGEWFDLTEKEVQELNEVLTK; encoded by the coding sequence TTGACTGACAAGCAAGATATATCTGCGGAAATAACAATCGACAATGATCATTGCTATGTTTATCTAATGATTGACTTAACAAACAACTATCATAAAATCGGAATATCCAATAAGCCAGGATATAGAGAGAAAACACTCCAAAGCGAAAAACCGACGATAGAAATGCTTTGTTACAAGCGTTTTCCCAACAGAAAAATTGCAACTAGTTTTGAACTAGCATTACATCAATCATACGCTGACAAAAGGGTCAGGGGAGAATGGTTTGACCTGACCGAAAAAGAAGTGCAAGAACTAAATGAAGTATTGACGAAATAA
- a CDS encoding YifB family Mg chelatase-like AAA ATPase — translation MLVKTFGSSIYGINAITITVEVNIDIGVQFMMVGLPDSAVKESHQRIEAALRNNGYKIPGKKIVINMAPADIRKEGSAYDLTLAIGILAASGQIQADRVGDFIIMGELSLDGSLHPIKGALPISIEARKQGFKGFILPMQNAREAAIVSDLEVYGAENIKQVIDFFDGNGHLDRVHVNTREEFYSQLNHYEHDFSDVKGQENIKRALEIAAAGGHNVILIGPPGSGKTMLAKRLSSILPPLNLHEALETTKIHSVAGKMSKEASLVSVRPFRSPHHTISDVALVGGGSNPQPGEISLAHNGVLFLDELPEFKRTVLEVLRQPLEDRVITISRARFTVEYPSSFMLVAAMNPCPCGFYNHPERDCVCPPGTVQKYLNKISGPLLDRIDIQIEVVPVPFKELTGTKPSTPSAIIRERVEKARYLQERRFEEHKNIFCNAQMSSKLLRTICEIDNTGLTLLKTAMEKLSLSARAYDRILKVARTIADLEDSTNIRTEHLAEAIHYRSLDRETWGG, via the coding sequence ATGCTTGTCAAGACTTTCGGAAGCTCCATTTACGGTATCAATGCAATTACAATCACCGTTGAGGTAAATATTGATATCGGTGTTCAGTTTATGATGGTGGGTTTGCCCGACAGCGCTGTGAAAGAAAGCCATCAGCGGATTGAGGCGGCGCTCAGGAACAACGGCTACAAAATTCCCGGCAAAAAGATTGTGATCAATATGGCGCCTGCCGATATCCGCAAGGAAGGATCGGCCTATGACCTTACGCTGGCCATCGGAATTCTTGCCGCATCCGGACAGATACAAGCCGACCGTGTCGGAGATTTTATCATCATGGGTGAGCTTTCGCTCGATGGCAGCCTGCACCCTATCAAAGGTGCTTTACCTATTTCCATTGAGGCACGCAAGCAGGGGTTCAAAGGATTTATACTGCCTATGCAGAATGCCCGCGAAGCTGCAATTGTTTCCGATCTCGAGGTTTATGGCGCTGAAAACATCAAACAGGTGATTGATTTTTTTGATGGCAACGGCCACCTGGATCGTGTGCATGTGAACACCCGCGAAGAGTTCTATTCGCAGTTGAACCATTATGAGCACGATTTTTCCGATGTAAAAGGACAGGAAAACATAAAGCGTGCGCTGGAAATTGCCGCTGCCGGAGGTCATAATGTAATTTTGATTGGCCCTCCGGGATCAGGAAAAACAATGCTTGCCAAAAGGCTTTCTTCCATCCTGCCCCCGCTCAATTTGCATGAAGCGCTGGAAACCACCAAGATCCATTCCGTAGCCGGGAAAATGAGCAAGGAAGCCTCGTTGGTTTCGGTGAGGCCCTTCCGCTCGCCGCACCACACCATCAGCGATGTGGCTTTGGTGGGTGGCGGTTCGAACCCACAGCCCGGGGAAATTTCATTGGCGCACAACGGCGTACTTTTCCTTGATGAATTGCCGGAGTTTAAACGAACGGTGCTGGAAGTGCTCAGGCAACCGCTTGAAGACCGCGTGATCACGATTTCCCGGGCCCGGTTCACAGTAGAATATCCCAGCAGTTTTATGCTGGTGGCAGCCATGAACCCCTGCCCTTGCGGTTTTTACAATCACCCGGAACGTGACTGTGTTTGCCCGCCAGGTACGGTTCAGAAATACCTCAACAAAATAAGCGGCCCCTTGCTTGACCGGATAGATATTCAGATTGAAGTGGTGCCGGTTCCATTTAAAGAACTGACAGGTACGAAGCCTTCAACACCCAGCGCCATTATTCGTGAGCGAGTTGAGAAAGCAAGATATTTGCAGGAAAGACGGTTTGAGGAACACAAAAATATTTTCTGCAATGCCCAGATGAGCAGTAAACTGTTGCGAACCATTTGTGAAATTGATAATACCGGCTTAACCCTGCTGAAAACCGCCATGGAAAAACTTAGCCTTTCCGCACGGGCTTACGACCGCATCCTAAAGGTGGCCCGCACCATTGCCGATCTTGAAGACAGCACCAATATCCGAACCGAGCATCTGGCCGAAGCCATCCATTACCGTAGCCTGGACAGGGAAACGTGGGGAGGGTAA